The following DNA comes from Occultella kanbiaonis.
TTCGCCGGGATCCCGCTCACGGGCGGCTTCATCGGGAAGTTCGCGGTCTTCGGCGCGGCCATCGAGGGTGGCGCATGGCCGCTCGTGGTGATCGCCGTGCTCGCGAGCGCGGCCGCGGCGTTCTTCTACGTGCGGGTCATCGTGCTGATGTTCTTCACCGAGCCCACCGGCACCGAAGCCGACCCCGGCACCACCGTGGTCCGCACCGAGGGCCTGACCGCCGTGGCCGTCGTGGTGTGCGCGGTCGGCACCGTCCTGCTGGGTGTGTTGCCCGGCCCGATTCTCGACCTTGCTGCGAATGCCACTAAGTTCATGCTGTGACCTCTTCGATGCTTCCGCTCGGTGACCGTGAGCTGGAGACCCAGATCGCAGGCGAGCTCGACGAGATCGAGCGTCGGCTGGTGGCGGCCGCACGCACTGCGGACGCGCTGGTCTCCGCGCCCGCGAACCACCTGCTCGCCGCGGGGGGCAAGCGGCTGCGGCCGGTCCTGGTGCTGCTCACCTCGCAGTTCGGGTCAGGCGTGGACGACTCGGTGCGGCAGGCCGCCGTCGCCACCGAGCTGACGCACCTGGCCACGCTCTACCACGACGACGTGATGGACTCCGCCCCGCTGCGCCGCGGCGCCCCCAGCGCCCACGAGGTGTGGGGCAACTCGGTCGCGATCCTCACCGGGGACCTGTTGTTCGCGCGCGCCTCGCAGCTCGTCTCCGAGCTCGGTCCCGTCGCCGTGCGGATCCAGGCGGACGCCTTCGAGCGACTGGTCCTCGGTCAGCTGCACGAGACCCTCGGTCCGGCACCGGACGAGGACCCGGTGGCGCACTACCTCGCGGTGCTCGGGGACAAGACGGGATCGCTGATCGCGGCCGCCGCGCACTACGGGACGCTCTTCGCCGGGGCAGGCGATGACGTCCGCGCAGCCACCGTCGCCTATGCCGAGAAGGTCGGTGTCGCCTTCCAGCTCGCGGACGACGTCATCGACCTCGCTTCCGACGCCGAGACCACCGGCAAGGCGCCGGGCACGGACCTGCGCGAGGGCGTGCCCACGATGCCGGTGCTGCTGCTCCGGGCGCGGGCCGCGGCCGGCACGCTCGACCCCGAGGGCATGCGCCTGCTCGCCGACCTCGACGGCGACCTCGGCTCCGACGACGTCCTCGCCGACGTGCTGGCGCGCCTGCGGGCCCATGACGTGGTCACCGAGGCCCGGGCGCTCGCCCGGACCTGGTCGGCCGATGCCGTCGCCGAGCTCGACCCGCTGCCCGAGTCCACGGCCCGGTCCGCGCTCCAGGCGTTCGCCGGCCTCCTGGTCGACCGCCTCTCCTGACCCGACGCGGCCGCACCCTCGCCGGCCTGTCACCGCGGCGCCCCCGCAATCGCCCCGCGTCGGCGCCGTCAACCCCCCATCCAGCCGTCCAACCCGCCCCACGCCGTCGACCTAGTACCCGCCGCGTCGAGATCGCCGCTGCCAGGGTCCGATGTCGGCACCGCGGGTACTAGGTCGGCGGGAGCGCGCTCGGCGCGAGGTGGGGGTCAGGTGGCGGGGTGGTCAGGTGGTCGAGGGGGAGTCGGCCAGCTGGACGACCTGGAGGCCGTGCTCGCGGCTGACGAACTGGCCACGCCCCGGGTCGCTCGGGCGCGGCTTCGCGGCTCCGACGAGGGCGCCCTCGTCCTTGCTACCGGACAACACCAGACCGGGCGCCGCCAGGTCCCGCAGGGCCTGCAGCACCGGCTCGTACATGGCCCGGCCCGCGCCGCCGGTGCGCCGGGTGATGTTCAGGTGCAACCCGACGTCGCCCGCCTGGGCGAGCAGCGGGATCAGCGGGCTGATCGGGTTCCCGGTGGAGGTGGCCACCAGGTCGTAGTCGTCGACCAGCACGAACACCTCGGCGCCGGTCCACCAGGACCTGGCCCGCAACTGCTGCGGGGTCACGTCGGGACCGGGCAGTCGGCTGCGCAGGTACTCGGCGATGCCCGCGATCTCACCGGACGCCTGGTCGGCGGTCGTGAAGTAGCCGGCCAGGTACTCCTCGGGGATCTCCGCCAGCAGGGACCGGCGGTAGTCGACCACGAAGATCTGGGCCTGCTTCGGCGTGTACAGGCGCTGCACCTCGCGGGCGATCCCACGCAGCAGCCCGGACTTGCCCGAGCCGGAGTCCCCGAACGCGTAGAAGTGTGCGTCCTGGCGGGGGTTGAGACCCACGGGGCCGAGCGCGGACTCGTTGATGCCGAGCAGGATCTGGTCGGCGACGGGCGTGCCGGCCGCGAGGTCGCGGACCTCCTCGAGGCTGATCAGCTCCGGCAGCAGACGCAACTTCGGGGGAGGCGGTCCGGTCCAGGCCGCGTTGACGGTCTCGATCAGGTGCTCCACGCCGCTGCCGAGGCTCGTCGGCGATCCGTCACCGTCGATGCGCGGCAGGGACGTGAGGACGTGGTGGCGGGAGACCACGAGACCGCGACCGGGCCGGTCCTTCGGTACGTTCGCGGCGACCTTGCGGTCGATGTCGGAGTCCATCGGGTCACCGAGGCGCAGCTCCAGCTTGGTGCCGAAGACGTCCTTGACCTGGGTCCGGAAGTCGATCCAGCGGTTCGTCGTGGCGATCAGGTGCATCCCGAACGTCAGCCCGCGCCCGGCGAGCGCCTGG
Coding sequences within:
- a CDS encoding polyprenyl synthetase family protein, translating into MLPLGDRELETQIAGELDEIERRLVAAARTADALVSAPANHLLAAGGKRLRPVLVLLTSQFGSGVDDSVRQAAVATELTHLATLYHDDVMDSAPLRRGAPSAHEVWGNSVAILTGDLLFARASQLVSELGPVAVRIQADAFERLVLGQLHETLGPAPDEDPVAHYLAVLGDKTGSLIAAAAHYGTLFAGAGDDVRAATVAYAEKVGVAFQLADDVIDLASDAETTGKAPGTDLREGVPTMPVLLLRARAAAGTLDPEGMRLLADLDGDLGSDDVLADVLARLRAHDVVTEARALARTWSADAVAELDPLPESTARSALQAFAGLLVDRLS